In the Pongo abelii isolate AG06213 chromosome 9, NHGRI_mPonAbe1-v2.0_pri, whole genome shotgun sequence genome, TAAGAGAATTTTGATTACCAGATGTCCTATGGCACAAGGTGTAGTAGGCTTTAGAGCCAGAATTAAGACTCCAGCCCTGTCAGATGCTAGAGGAGGAAATTTGGGCAAGTTAATGCTCattctcattttcctcatctggatATGTCAgaggattaaataatataaaataatgcagAGCTGCCTGACATGTTACATTATTCCCTTTCATACTACCTTAAATGTGTGGATAGAAATATAGAATCTCTCAGTAACTGTTTCATATTTTCCTCTATGTGATTTTCAACAATTTGGTTTCTACCTCCAACCTGACTAAAAATGGGCTAGTCAGGGTTCTTCTCTTTAAGTCAAAGGCTTAATGGCGGGGAGGGTAGTCAGCTACTTGAAATTAAACCATATAAAAGGAAATCATTCTCAACTGCAGTCTAACTGATAGGACTACATATTCAGAGGGCAAAGCACTGGCCTGGTGATATAGGGGCAATCTACCTTTTCTAGGCTGACTGGCCCTGGGAGTTTTGCCTAGTGTGAGTGGCCTGGCATCATGGAGATTTACTCAGCACGCTTGACTGAGCCTGGCCCTGGCTAGGAGGATTATGTTTCATCCAATGCTGAAGTCACTTGAAATTCCCCTCATTCATCCAAAGATACAGAAAAGAAGTAACTCATGGTATTGCTGAGAAAAGAACTTTATTGTTAGCTATTCTTGCATCTTTTGTTTTCTATGTGTTCAAACCAGATTGATCCAAATACTATCTTTTATGTTAAGAATCATAAACACATAGATTTTATCTCACACCCAGACACTTCATCAAACTATCAAATTATCTTATTCCGTCTTTATCTGTAGTTCTCAGAGTGCTACAGAAGCCAAGAAATgaagtttttatcattttttgcctttgAATGCACCCACATTCAGAGAGCTCATTCTTGGGTGGGTCTGATGCTTGCAGTGGAGGTGGGATGAGGCAGGAGGCCAAACCATTCCTTTTAAGAAATGTCCTGACCTAAACACTACATTAACAGTACattagtcacacacacacacacacacacacacagagagagagaaacaactgAAGTGAAATCCAAATTCTCCTCCCCCCTACCCCTTTCCTCTTTACCAATCCCCTTTACATCCTGGTGGAGGTCTCTCTGCTTCCTGTGTCTCTATTTCACCGCTAAATAGAGATGCTCAGGTACCTCATGAGGAGCTGAGGATTCGCAAACAAAATTCAATCTAAATAACTTTTCAGATATGTcttcctgaaatatttactagtCCTCTCCCTGTCTGACAAGTGATCACAACAATGAGTCATCCTTTGGGCATTGATCCATAGCAGCCTGAAATAACAGCAATACCAGAGCTATGActttacattttccatttttattaaaactcTCACTTCACTTAAACCTGATTATCTTAAGGCTAATTTTATTCCATGCTTGGCCTTCAAGTTTGTGCTGATCTGTGAGCCTTTTCCAAATCACCCTCTTACATGAATGCAAGAAAAATTCTCATCCATGCAGTTCCTTGACTCAGGAAAACAAGATCTCTTTAACCACAGAGGACTTTTCAGAAGGTACTCTCTGAAAAGGAGGCAGAAGAAATTGTTTTTACAAAATGAGTTAGGGCTAGAAACTAAATCCATGTACCTTAAACTATAATTCAATCTATATAGTTATACCATATATGATTTCCCAGAGATCTTATCCATATCAGATCAACAGAATAAAACCTAATGAACAAAATCTTCGTGGGGTTCTATATTCCTAAAAAAACGTAATTCCATAGTGTCATCATTATCCTCTTCTTTACTATAAGACACACATCTAGAACACTAATCCATTCAGTCCCTTTTTCTATTTATCCATTTCAAATAAACATGATGCAATGTCTACACATTCAGATCTCATACATGTTGATTTTTGTTGCATGCTTTACTGCTCATTtcccctttatctttttctaAGATTAGCTTTCCCCACACTTCTTTTGGGTGCATATTGTATGCTTCTTGAAAGACAAGTACACAGCGTTTTGCAAAGTGCTGAGAATGCACTTGGTAAAGACTTGGTGATTCTGTGACTTAATTGTGACTTACGCATTTTTCTATCTCCTCCCATTCGGTGGTTAGTACTTGTGCCTTTTGTGGACCCTCTGCCACTTCAAATCCACCTCTTATACATACATATTCCTTTACATGCAACTCATGAGAGCTTAAACCAAGCTCCATTGAGTTCTGAAACTTCTGCAGATGTCTGCTGCTGTACCTGCTAAACATAAAAACAATGGGAGGGGGgacactcattttttaaaaacttgtttttgatgGAGGGAATATGGGGGCAacgtcttttaattttttatttaaaaaatttcaaaaatttatttttacatgcaTAATTGATGGGGTCATTTTAGATGCAGCAAATTCATAGTCAGTTATTCCCCATTAAGAAATTGTAGACATATTTCTCCATTGAACAAAAGTATTATCAAGATAGCTCTAAGAGCTTCATATTAATAAgtagaaattttattatttgagaatGCTGCTGTTCAGCAGAAGAAATTAAGAGAAAGCTTGAATGGAATAAGACTATACATTCAGTGCCAAAATTACAAATGACCACCTCTTCCCTTCTCTCATGACTTCCACTTTGTACTCAACCAGTAGagagtattttgtagttttgtacTGAGACACAACTCCTACCTCCTCCAGGAAACTACTTTGGACCCCTCTCCTTCCTTTAGCTTCCTAACAAACCTGGGACTTATAATTtcgactgtgtgtgtgtgtgtgtttacagaaTCTCTGGTATCTCCAGTGAGAATAGAGCAGGCCTCACCCTCTCCTCATGACTAAGTCCAGAGAATGTGAGGTGAAGGAGTTCTGTGACTttttgagtagtattccactcaCTGTCCACAAAGGCTTGGGTTACACTGTCTGCATCACTGATCACAGtaatgtacgtgtgtgtgtatacacacccaCAACCATATTGCCACAAATGCATATTAGAAAGCAGGGCCTTACTTTCCCTGAACTGTTACAATGCCTAGCCCAGAGTACTCTGGTAATAGTGACTTCATGGAGTTTTGTACACACACCCATGTGAGAAAGGATACAAGCTAAGCTACTCATCCACACCTCATGAAACCTATGGGAGTTAGCCGTGACTCATGGTTCATTTACGAATACAGAAGCCCCAATTAATTAAATTAACTTGGTCTCCCAATCCATGATCTTGAGTTTTAATtgataagtataaaataaatgacaCACTTGAAAATTTTTGGATTCACATCGCACCACCAGTACATGGCCTTTTCCATTAATGTCCACATTGACCAAACTTTCATACTATGTGTGGTTCTTACAAGAAATTAAAAGCAGAGCCTGCCCCTTTGTTGTGCAGCACAGAGGCTTTAAGGTATAGTTTCAGAGTCTCTGGTATCTCCAGTAGAAAGAGTGGGCCTCACCCTCTCCTCATGACTAAGTCCTGAAAATTTGAGGTGCAAGTTTGATGACTTTTTAACTTTAGTATTCCACTCATTGTCCACAAATGCTTTGGTTACACTGCCTGCATCACTAATTAAAAGTGAGGTAACCTGGTATAACCTGTGCCCAACCCAATATTCGAGAACATTTAGTGAGCACTTTAAAACCAGGCTGTATTACTAAACATCCCCAGCTTCCAAAGTACAGAAGTTTGGCGGGTCTAATCACTTTCCAAAATGGAATCTTAAGATCTCCAGCTGCCCTCCTCACTGCCAAGTATGAACAACAAATCCTGACTTTAACGCTAAAATTTGCAACTGACTTCTGAGGACATCTAACAGCAGCTGTTTTCCAGCGATGGGAATAGATTACATGGATGCATCTTCCAACACCCTGTGACCAAGAGGTGCAGTTGATTCATGATCAAGCCTCTAAAGTGAAAGGCACATAGGCTTTACAAGAATGATCTGTGTTCAAACTCAGTGTGCCACTTGTTAGCTGTGTGAGCTTAACCAAATCTCTgtgagcctgttttctcatctaccGAATGGGAGTACCACCACCTTGCTCACAAGGTTGTAAACGCTACACATAATATACATAAAGACCCTTGGCATATTGCCTTAATATAGAAGATAATAAAAGTTGGccattattattcttattctctAAGAGTTTAAATCGACTAAAGAGTCTGATTTTAAATTGAATCTTCTCAGACCGAGtcatccagaactagaaataacatatGTATATTCTGTCTGTAAGGCTGTTAAATGCCTGTAGAGGTTACTTAGTGGGTTACAAAGGTTAGAACCCTGAAGTGGAAGGATGTTGTCCCTGCTCCCACTCTCTTACACCTGCAGCACATGCACGCGCGCACACAATCACACCCCCCAGGCTAAACTTGTATGCCCATTTGTGTATGTCTCCAACGCTACTTGATGAAAATGTCTGTAGTCCTTCAACAGGCTGCAGGtggtcagagaaaaaagaaagaaaatgcctgtAGTCTTAACCGTTTTTAGAAATTTAAGATGGGAAAGCGAGGCCCCACGGAATTACGCATATTCcattagaagagaaagaaaggaagagagaagggactAACTGCTACATTTTCTTGTTGTTAGCAATATAATGGCTCCCACGTGCTGGGATCCCAGTCTGATGAGAAGAAATGACACGAAGGTCATGGATGGACCTTACTGTCCACTGTGAAAGCTCCTGCAGCACCTTTAGGCCCCATAGCTTCTTCTCAAAGAGACCACCATCTCCAACACTAATAGGCATCCCATCAGCCTCATTGCGGGGGATCTTGTATTCCAGGAGTATCATTAACTCCTCTATCTGGTATGCAAAGGCAGCGACTTGGAGAAGAAGGGTGTGTATAGCTTGATGGAAGTCACCTTCGGTTGGGGTAAAATGCACCTGCTGGTCTTCtaaaagcctggccaacaaaacATGGAAGGTACGATAAGCTTGAAGGTTCTCTTGGAGTCGCTCTGCCTCGGTCAGCTCACGCCACCGATCAGTGCTTGCCACTGGCACCCCATCCGCAGAGTCCAGGTTGATGTTCTTGTTCAGGCCCTGATGTTTCACCTGGCCGAGGATACAGGAAAACACCACATCTTCTGTAATCACCCCAATGTCCTTAAATCACCCCTAAATTTAATACAAAATCTCACTCACCTCTCTGGCCAAGGATCCAAATTGTAAACTAAATAACATGTCTACAGTAGGAACTCTTAATTTGGGCTCTATGACTGGGCTTTAGAAAGATCCAATACTCCCTGAAATTGAGTACCTATGGATTTTTCTCGGAAGAATGTTCAGATTTTATTGAGTTCTAAAGGTTGAAAACTGATTTAGAAGAATTTTTCCTTCTCACTTCAAACTCTCTCGGTAACTGGAATATTTTAATcatattaaagtatttttatacatACTTGTAAAAGACACCGGCCACAACTAGAAAGACTTGGAATATAGCCATTGTAGAATTTCTCTAACTTCCCTCTCCCCATTGAGCACTCCCAAAGAGTCTGATTTCTGTCTGGTGAAGCTGTACAAAGATAAATCAGTTCTCAGCCTAAATTCAAAACTCTCCACAGGGGTTGGAGTATTTCCACAGCATATCTCAGGTGGAAATTGATGGGGATCCCCTTACTGTTAGAAGACAAATCTGGAACTCCAGAGTTAGCTCAAGAATTCGACACTTCCACAAGTTTCCAATGAATCTTCTAGGAGATCCTTTTGATAGCTTACCTTTCTCTTTAGACACACTCTACTTTTGATGCAGAATACTAAAAGGTGGGTGGCTAATGCTATATAGGAGAAATTGGTAGGATTTACAAATTCCTCCCACGTTCATAGTACTCTTCCTATCCCATAAACCTTTCATTTACATAGCTAAAAAATTCAGAACAATGGCTATGAAGAACCCAGAGGGCCCATGGCTAATCTGTTCTAGTAGTATTcagaatatatgcaaataaatttgGAATAGCCTTCAAGACATATAAGCCAATCCTATCTAGAACTccatatatattttctcattcaagTAACATACCTCCTAAACAGCCAGGAGGAAGAAAATAAGGTCACATGGGTTTCCTCAAGGGAAGGGCCCGTGTCAAATAACCTATATGAATGACTATATGATTAGAGCTTTCACAATTGGTAACGGAGCTAATGCATGATGGTAAGTTGCTGGATCAAAAAAGATGAAGGGAAAACAGAAACAGCAAAATAGGCAACTTACATAAGATTCCATAAGAGCAGTCAGGTCTGAATGAATCTTCCTTGCTAGCCAGATAGAGCGGCTACAGAGGTCCCGACGGTGAGGGGTCAGCGGTGAATGCTCTGTGAAAGCCATCCCTTAACTCAACTGTCCCAGGAAACAAGTGAGCTGGGTTTACTTCTGTCTACACTGGTCCAAATAAGAAATGTGACTCTCAAAGACTAAACCCACTGGGCATTCTCTACTAATGGGATTgtgcaccccacccc is a window encoding:
- the CNTF gene encoding ciliary neurotrophic factor → MAFTEHSPLTPHRRDLCSRSIWLARKIHSDLTALMESYVKHQGLNKNINLDSADGVPVASTDRWRELTEAERLQENLQAYRTFHVLLARLLEDQQVHFTPTEGDFHQAIHTLLLQVAAFAYQIEELMILLEYKIPRNEADGMPISVGDGGLFEKKLWGLKVLQELSQWTVRSIHDLRVISSHQTGIPARGSHYIANNKKM